From the genome of Plectropomus leopardus isolate mb chromosome 13, YSFRI_Pleo_2.0, whole genome shotgun sequence, one region includes:
- the endou2 gene encoding poly(U)-specific endoribonuclease-B: MIESDRELSAMVQELWDNDVNRLKPGKDYRISLQGKAGNTMAINDNNDGAGYPLFTFVDENIFKKETFLAFISLLDNYVSDTGEPEIVTPEEVAENHKFLDSIIKTPTMKIAHKYLVEKHLSPQDETKFKEQLYRIWFELYARRGSSRPDSSGFEHVFVGETRGGRTVIGFHNWIQLYLQEKLGHIDYKGYSVDANSPQPDENKHILALQFSWKDGIKPKGSIFIGVSPEFEFALYTLCFLTSPNERVKVQFSFYDVEIVCHHYNQKHIGTTYPVLIRYRIPTQ, from the exons ATGATTGAGAGTGACAGAGAGCTGTCGGCCATGGTGCAGGAGCTGTGGGACAACGATGTCAACAGACTCAAACCTGGAAAAGACTACAGGATCTCTCTGCAg GGCAAAGCTGGAAACACCATGGCCATCAACGACAACAATGATGGAGCAGGATATCCTCTGTTTACATTTGTTgatgagaacatttttaaaaaggagactTTTTTAG cCTTTATCTCCCTGTTGGATAACTATGTGAGTGACACTGGCGAGCCAGAAATTGTAACCCCCGAGGAGGTGGCAGAGAACCACAAATTCCTGGACTCCATCATTAAGACTCCCACTATGAAG atagCTCATAAATATCTGGTAGAGAAGCACCTCTCTCCACAGGACGAGACAAAATTCAAGGAGCAGCTGTACAGGATCTGGTTTGAACTTTATGCGAGGAGAGGATCCAGCAG GCCAGACTCCTCTGGGTTTGAACACGTGTTTGTTGGGGAGACGAGAGGAGGGCGGACTGTCATCGGCTTTCACAACTGGATCCAGCTCTACCTACAAGAGAAGCTGGGACACATCGATTACAAAGGCTACAGCGTCGATGCAAATTCACCTCAG CCTGATGAGAACAAACACATCCTGGCACTACAGTTCAGCTGGAAGGACGGTATAAAACCCAAGGGCAGCATCTTCATCGGCGTCAGTCCTGAGTTTGAGTTCGCCCTCTACACTCTCTGTTTCCTCACCTCACCCAACGAGCGTGTCAAAGTCCAGTTCAGTTTCTACGACGTGGAGATTGTTTGCCACCACTACAACCAAAAGCACATAGGTACCACTTACCCTGTGCTCATTAGGTACCGGATACCTACGCAGTAA
- the LOC121952600 gene encoding NEDD4 family-interacting protein 1-like, which translates to MAEPSGRYQQLPNEEDPEESPQVAADAPPPYSSIAVDNAAYLDYKEDGAFPKPPSYNVATTLPSYDEAERTKAETAVPLVTGRDEDFVTRDDFEDADQLRIGNDGIFMLTFFMAFLFNWIGFFLSFCLTTSAAGRYGAISGFGLSLIKWILIVRFSTYFPGYFDGQYWLWWVFLVLGFLLFLRGFINYARIRKMADTFSTLPRTRVLFIY; encoded by the exons ATGGCGGAACCGAGCGGCAGATATCAGCAG CTGCCCAATGAAGAGGACCCAGAGGAGAGTCCGCAGGTAGCAGCTGATGCTCCTCCCCCATACAGCAGCATCGCAGTGGACAATGCTG CCTACCTTGACTACAAGGAAGACGGGGCTTTCCCTAAGCCTCCATCATACAATGTAGCGACCACGCTACCTTCCTATGATGAAGCAGAAAGAACCAAGGCTGAGACTGCTGTTCCCCTGGTAACTGGAAGA GATGAAGACTTTGTGACCAGAGACGACTTTGAAGATGCTGATCAGCTGAGGATAGGAAACGACGGCATCTTCATGCTCACTTTTTTCA TGGCATTCCTGTTCAACTGGATCGgtttcttcctgtctttctgtctgacCACCTCAGCAGCCGGACGCTACGGGGCCATCTCAGGCTTCGGCCTTTCCCTAATCAAATGGATCCTCATAGTCAGG TTCTCCACATACTTCCCTGGTTACTTTGATGGACAGTACTGGCTGTGGTGGGTGTTCCTGGTGTTGG GCTTTTTGCTCTTCCTCAGAGGATTCATCAACTACGCCAGAATCCGCAAGATGGCTGACACCTTCTCCACCCTGCCCCGCACCCGAGTCCTCTTCATCTACTGA